The sequence AAATCTTGCCATGCCTCATCTTCCTCGGGTTGAAGCCAATCCTTTTTTAAACTAGATTCACTCATTAAATCTGTTTCTAATTTTTGTTTGATCAATTTTTCTTTAAGAAAATTGATGTAATCTAAAATTTCATCCAACAATTTCTCTGGAACTTTGTCCAATTCTGCAATAATCGTGTCTTTTTTTGACATATTAATCACCT is a genomic window of bacterium containing:
- a CDS encoding DUF2281 domain-containing protein, translating into MSKKDTIIAELDKVPEKLLDEILDYINFLKEKLIKQKLETDLMSESSLKKDWLQPEEDEAWQDL